A window of Abditibacteriaceae bacterium contains these coding sequences:
- a CDS encoding trehalase family glycosidase, translated as MNHSQQLYKELQQKLSQGWNTWDTRSVLTHVHLPSGLAFRLGIKEYRDGGHLREALIGRLGDDAETVVPGLRAWDGSYTSLTLTWRGVELSVETATDGEEWVCLATPLSREDQHKTPLLVVEASFLWNFPGSVVRLSNGIQAHDLGGVERCLGSSRVPIEEPQTSAFGPYLALPLDEPLALFTGTARSIEEVTKLMAERRAALAHDGSDLAEIRGAIQSCMAWDTIYDPSKKRVISPVSRIWSSRQGGWVLFCWDTFFAASLAATGSRDLAYANAVEILREKTPDGFVPNVANGHGFKSLDRSQPPVGSLTIWELFEQFGDEWLLEITFDDLLRWNRWWLENRVVDGLLAWGSNEYAPQVGNEWEYPAKGVGERFGAALESGLDNSPMYDDIPYDAATRCLKLQDAGLSALYVADCKALAAIARQLGRPEADELAARAEEFRGQLGRLWDEASGIFANRRTDTGDFSPRFSPTNLYPLMAGAATPAQARRMMDEHLLNPQHLGGEWILPSIARNDPAYGEQHYWRGRIWAPMNYLVYLGLRRAELKAEAKMLAEKSAALMLKEWRSHGHIHENYHADTGQGCGYDHSDRFYHWGALLGLIALKEQDTALTQSVR; from the coding sequence ATGAATCACTCACAGCAATTGTACAAAGAGTTGCAGCAAAAACTTTCCCAAGGTTGGAATACTTGGGATACACGGAGCGTACTAACTCACGTTCACCTTCCGTCGGGGTTAGCCTTTCGTCTGGGAATCAAAGAATACCGCGACGGAGGCCATTTACGGGAAGCTCTGATCGGACGGTTGGGGGATGACGCGGAAACGGTCGTGCCCGGCTTGCGAGCCTGGGACGGATCGTACACGAGTCTGACGCTGACTTGGCGCGGCGTGGAGCTATCGGTAGAAACGGCAACCGATGGTGAAGAATGGGTGTGCTTGGCGACGCCGCTTTCACGCGAAGATCAACACAAGACGCCGCTACTCGTTGTCGAAGCCAGCTTCTTGTGGAACTTCCCCGGCTCTGTTGTCCGATTGAGTAACGGGATCCAGGCTCACGACCTGGGCGGGGTGGAAAGATGCCTTGGTTCTAGCCGCGTGCCAATTGAAGAACCACAAACAAGTGCCTTCGGGCCTTATCTGGCTCTACCTCTCGATGAGCCGCTGGCCCTGTTCACCGGCACAGCCCGGTCGATTGAAGAAGTCACCAAGCTGATGGCAGAGCGTCGAGCTGCACTTGCCCATGACGGCTCCGACCTCGCCGAAATTCGGGGTGCGATTCAAAGCTGCATGGCGTGGGACACGATCTACGACCCGTCGAAGAAGCGGGTGATTTCTCCGGTTTCCCGAATCTGGTCGAGCCGGCAGGGCGGCTGGGTTCTTTTTTGTTGGGACACGTTTTTCGCCGCCTCGTTGGCGGCAACGGGTTCGCGTGATTTGGCTTATGCCAACGCTGTTGAAATTCTTCGTGAAAAGACACCGGATGGCTTTGTGCCAAATGTTGCGAATGGGCATGGATTCAAAAGCCTCGACCGTTCACAGCCACCGGTGGGTTCGCTGACCATCTGGGAGTTATTCGAGCAATTCGGCGATGAGTGGCTGCTTGAAATCACCTTCGATGATTTGTTGAGGTGGAATCGCTGGTGGCTCGAAAACCGCGTTGTCGATGGTTTGCTGGCGTGGGGATCGAATGAATACGCGCCTCAGGTCGGAAACGAATGGGAATACCCTGCCAAGGGAGTCGGTGAAAGATTTGGCGCCGCGCTGGAATCCGGGCTGGATAACTCGCCGATGTATGACGACATTCCCTACGATGCAGCTACGCGCTGCCTAAAGTTGCAAGATGCCGGATTGAGTGCTCTTTACGTTGCCGACTGTAAAGCGCTCGCAGCAATAGCGCGGCAGTTGGGGCGGCCAGAAGCCGATGAACTCGCAGCGCGCGCCGAGGAGTTTCGAGGTCAACTGGGCCGCCTGTGGGATGAAGCCAGCGGAATTTTCGCCAACCGACGCACCGATACCGGCGATTTTTCGCCGCGCTTCTCCCCGACAAATTTGTATCCGCTCATGGCAGGAGCGGCAACGCCCGCACAGGCCCGTCGCATGATGGACGAGCACCTGCTGAATCCTCAGCATTTGGGCGGAGAATGGATACTGCCTTCGATTGCGCGTAACGACCCTGCGTATGGTGAGCAACATTACTGGCGGGGGCGAATCTGGGCGCCGATGAACTATCTCGTTTATCTCGGTTTACGCCGTGCGGAACTGAAGGCCGAAGCGAAGATGCTGGCCGAGAAGAGTGCCGCGCTCATGCTCAAGGAGTGGAGGTCACATGGCCACATCCACGAGAATTATCACGCCGACACCGGCCAGGGCTGTGGCTACGACCATTCCGACCGTTTCTATCATTGGGGCGCGCTCCTGGGCTTGATCGCGCTTAAGGAACAGGACACGGCATTAACGCAGTCCGTTCGCTAA
- a CDS encoding glycoside hydrolase family 2 TIM barrel-domain containing protein, whose translation MKRKHSYILSATIAAAYVALTGLGSVAQTLPVQLLPQGTFDQVGANNKPAGWNIKWGPENVSLAGDVKNRWVQLGDGAVVEQVVKLPERAKTVVVSARLKLSNYVKGPEGWHRARVSLTFQNAKNEKVGDYPAIPDLTANSDWVTKEVTLKVPAGATQLLLEPGLWGSKGLFEIDDLAVRVTEIAPVPVPIVPVDAPWPAAQKVAWGAEPVEVQSSKRARISLNGAWKFSPPQSVEGQASTAPEKGWGYMAVPGNWRRSQEMIARGTGPQWTGFDARSLAGAWYERRFKVPADWNGRHISIDIDRISTDATFWVNGKPAGTVAFPEGELDITNLVKAGEEVTLRALVVATIEPGDVLVMMGDAPGQNWTAKKELQTAGLVGNVVLQSRPRGAYVSDVYVQPSVRKKQLGLDVELSGVTQTGPVELIATLVDEKGNVEKRFTQTVNATAGVPQRVKANWAWENPRLWDYKQPNLYTLRLTAKGAGMDDEPVATFGFRETWIEGREVMLNGTPFRMRPFLLGGSPMGAGDGLSEAFELGYNFGEIWPEGTEYRSTASRYTDWYEAADRGGMPISGMTPHMGWMGGDFNNPTRQAAYRKAAERVLRRHRNHPSIIMWGTSGNMIGAQKDPKYVGTIEASRAVETAKGTPSSAAVPLGELGVSMIKSIDPTRPVFIHNGGSAGDIYTLNNYLNFIPLQEREEWLSNYVVNGQMPLAYVEFGTPVNISIMRGRNGFQNAYQSENWLTEFAAIYLGNEAYKLEPAAYRKRTAELFIKDQQHAWSQSLPERDNAPSWMAVQDLFIRNTWRSWRTMGMTGGMVPWDRGYAKVNGKLTPAGEALRANNSDTLAWIVGAAQTGDVAAFTAKDHSYFAGEAVRKQVALVNDSRSVQKYMVRWTATVDGKPVANGEKGGDVVVGKTLFIPFEFAAPTVTNKTGGVITMDATIGDIKHTDRFEFRVWPRPTASRGNLSVFDPEGKTGAMLRELGYSVSPWNGQASPQLLVIGRNALKTGTKLPGDLKAFVQNGGRVLVSGHDPHWLREYLGLRVSYYQSRRVWKVGENAATQGIDGEDLRDWRGHSTLLNPRPDYVNGKGPDELISPKNLPYTGWRWGNRGTVASAAVEKPHRSGWRPLLETEFDLAYSPLMELDYGKGKIVWSQLDLEDHAALEPAANRLARQVVNYATTAPLAPRTTVTYIGGAAGSTLLNSLGVQFKSAAALPASGLVIVGADATVSDAQLETFARDGGKVLFLPRSSATGAAGLQLAEKKDFVGSLQAPDWAEARGLSASDLRWRNAGSGWVASAGEGWQIGADGLLARRAVGTGVMLASQIDPTILPADEKTYFRFTRWRQTRALSQVLANLGASFSSDENIFSPRAAEKAKEAIAVRLAGDWRAKQIQRLPASPSPDKGHADAGISEGAKLAVTADFNDAAWQTVQVPRDMDTYGPTWKDADGEAVFRKVIEVPRELQGQDLKLSLGTVDDYDETYFNGVRVGGIGKENPTPWSAVREYTIPANLIKPGKNVIAVRVWDRFGGGGINGTANTLLVQSPRLAAEAAAAAAAVVKAPGFYHPDYRADFELGDEPYRYYNW comes from the coding sequence ATGAAACGAAAACATTCTTACATTCTGTCGGCCACAATCGCCGCAGCGTATGTGGCGCTGACTGGTCTGGGCAGTGTTGCTCAGACGCTGCCTGTGCAGCTTTTGCCGCAGGGCACATTCGACCAGGTTGGGGCTAATAATAAGCCTGCTGGTTGGAACATAAAGTGGGGCCCGGAGAATGTTTCTCTGGCGGGCGACGTTAAAAACCGCTGGGTGCAACTTGGCGACGGCGCAGTTGTTGAACAGGTGGTCAAGCTTCCCGAGCGCGCCAAGACCGTTGTGGTGTCGGCGCGTCTCAAGCTTTCCAATTATGTAAAAGGCCCCGAAGGCTGGCATCGTGCGCGCGTCTCTCTGACATTCCAGAATGCCAAAAACGAGAAAGTCGGAGATTACCCGGCGATTCCCGATTTGACGGCCAATTCTGACTGGGTGACCAAAGAAGTGACTCTCAAGGTTCCTGCAGGCGCGACTCAGCTCCTACTGGAACCTGGCCTGTGGGGATCGAAGGGATTGTTCGAAATCGATGACCTCGCGGTTCGAGTCACCGAAATCGCTCCTGTGCCGGTTCCTATCGTTCCGGTTGATGCGCCGTGGCCTGCCGCCCAGAAGGTTGCGTGGGGCGCTGAGCCGGTTGAAGTGCAAAGCAGCAAACGCGCACGCATCAGCCTCAACGGCGCGTGGAAGTTTTCGCCCCCGCAAAGCGTCGAAGGACAGGCTAGCACTGCGCCGGAAAAAGGCTGGGGTTACATGGCGGTGCCGGGCAACTGGCGTCGCTCCCAGGAAATGATTGCCAGGGGCACCGGCCCGCAGTGGACAGGTTTCGACGCCAGGAGCTTGGCGGGTGCGTGGTATGAGCGCCGTTTCAAAGTCCCCGCCGATTGGAATGGTCGTCATATCTCGATTGATATCGACCGTATCAGCACGGATGCCACTTTCTGGGTCAACGGCAAGCCTGCCGGGACAGTGGCTTTTCCCGAAGGCGAACTCGACATCACCAATCTGGTGAAGGCAGGAGAAGAAGTCACGCTGCGCGCGTTGGTGGTCGCGACCATTGAACCGGGCGATGTTCTGGTAATGATGGGCGACGCCCCTGGTCAAAACTGGACGGCCAAGAAGGAATTGCAGACGGCCGGTCTCGTGGGTAATGTCGTCCTTCAGAGTCGCCCTCGCGGCGCTTATGTGAGCGACGTTTATGTTCAGCCAAGTGTGCGTAAGAAGCAGCTTGGTCTCGACGTCGAATTATCCGGTGTTACGCAGACTGGGCCGGTGGAACTCATTGCCACCCTCGTCGATGAGAAAGGGAACGTAGAAAAGCGTTTTACCCAGACCGTCAATGCCACAGCCGGAGTTCCGCAGCGTGTAAAAGCTAACTGGGCGTGGGAAAACCCGCGTTTGTGGGATTACAAGCAGCCCAACCTGTACACCTTGCGCTTGACAGCCAAAGGCGCAGGCATGGATGATGAGCCTGTTGCCACTTTTGGATTCCGCGAGACTTGGATCGAAGGGCGCGAGGTGATGCTCAACGGAACACCGTTCCGCATGCGCCCGTTCTTGTTAGGCGGTAGCCCGATGGGAGCCGGTGATGGCCTGAGCGAAGCGTTTGAACTGGGCTACAATTTCGGTGAGATTTGGCCTGAAGGTACGGAATATCGCAGCACCGCCTCGCGTTACACCGATTGGTACGAAGCCGCTGACCGTGGCGGTATGCCGATTTCGGGCATGACACCGCATATGGGTTGGATGGGCGGCGACTTCAATAATCCGACGAGACAGGCCGCATATCGCAAAGCCGCCGAGCGTGTGCTGCGCCGCCATCGCAACCATCCGTCGATTATCATGTGGGGGACGTCCGGCAACATGATTGGTGCTCAGAAGGATCCGAAGTATGTCGGCACCATCGAAGCGTCCCGGGCCGTCGAGACCGCAAAAGGCACACCTTCGTCCGCGGCGGTTCCGCTCGGTGAACTCGGTGTGAGCATGATCAAGTCAATTGACCCGACGCGCCCCGTGTTTATTCATAATGGCGGCTCGGCGGGCGACATCTATACGCTTAACAACTACCTCAACTTCATTCCTCTGCAAGAGCGCGAAGAATGGCTTTCGAATTACGTGGTCAACGGCCAGATGCCCCTTGCGTACGTTGAATTCGGCACGCCTGTCAATATCAGCATCATGCGCGGGCGTAACGGTTTTCAGAACGCGTATCAAAGCGAAAACTGGCTGACCGAGTTCGCCGCGATCTATCTTGGTAATGAGGCTTATAAGCTGGAACCCGCCGCTTACCGCAAGCGCACGGCGGAGCTATTCATCAAAGATCAGCAGCACGCCTGGTCGCAAAGTTTGCCTGAGCGCGACAATGCACCGAGCTGGATGGCGGTGCAGGACCTATTTATTCGCAACACCTGGCGTTCGTGGCGGACCATGGGCATGACAGGCGGCATGGTTCCGTGGGACAGAGGATATGCCAAGGTCAACGGCAAACTCACTCCTGCGGGTGAAGCGCTGCGTGCCAACAACAGCGACACCCTCGCGTGGATTGTTGGTGCTGCTCAAACCGGCGACGTTGCGGCGTTCACTGCGAAAGATCATTCCTACTTCGCAGGAGAAGCTGTCCGTAAGCAAGTAGCGTTGGTCAACGACTCGCGTTCTGTGCAGAAATACATGGTGCGCTGGACGGCAACTGTAGACGGCAAGCCGGTTGCTAACGGTGAAAAGGGTGGGGATGTGGTTGTTGGTAAAACTCTCTTCATACCCTTCGAATTTGCCGCTCCAACTGTGACAAATAAAACCGGCGGCGTCATTACGATGGACGCCACCATCGGCGACATTAAGCACACCGACCGTTTCGAGTTCCGCGTCTGGCCGCGTCCCACTGCCTCTCGCGGCAACCTCAGCGTTTTTGACCCTGAAGGCAAAACGGGTGCGATGCTGCGCGAACTTGGCTACTCCGTTTCACCATGGAACGGACAAGCCAGCCCTCAGTTGTTGGTAATTGGCCGCAACGCTCTGAAGACCGGCACCAAACTGCCGGGCGACTTGAAAGCCTTTGTACAGAACGGTGGTCGCGTGCTGGTTTCGGGACACGATCCCCACTGGTTGCGCGAGTATCTGGGTCTACGCGTTTCCTACTATCAGTCGCGGCGCGTGTGGAAAGTTGGTGAAAATGCGGCTACGCAAGGGATTGACGGAGAGGATCTGCGCGATTGGCGCGGGCACAGCACGCTCTTGAATCCGCGTCCTGATTATGTCAACGGCAAAGGACCCGATGAGCTCATTTCACCAAAGAACCTTCCTTATACCGGCTGGCGCTGGGGCAACCGTGGTACGGTCGCTTCGGCAGCGGTTGAAAAGCCGCATCGTTCCGGCTGGCGTCCGTTGCTCGAAACCGAGTTCGACCTGGCTTATTCTCCGTTGATGGAACTCGACTATGGAAAAGGCAAAATCGTGTGGAGCCAGCTCGATCTGGAAGACCACGCTGCTTTAGAACCCGCCGCCAACCGTTTGGCTCGCCAAGTCGTGAACTATGCGACGACGGCTCCGCTCGCACCTCGCACGACCGTGACTTACATCGGCGGCGCAGCAGGTAGCACGCTGCTCAATTCGCTCGGCGTTCAGTTCAAGAGCGCGGCGGCTTTGCCCGCTTCGGGCCTGGTTATCGTCGGCGCAGACGCGACTGTCAGCGACGCGCAACTGGAGACCTTTGCGCGTGATGGCGGCAAGGTGCTCTTCCTGCCTCGCAGCAGTGCAACCGGCGCAGCAGGATTACAGCTTGCAGAGAAAAAAGATTTCGTTGGTTCGTTGCAAGCTCCTGACTGGGCTGAAGCACGCGGTCTCTCCGCATCCGACCTGCGCTGGCGCAACGCTGGCAGCGGATGGGTGGCATCGGCTGGTGAAGGCTGGCAGATCGGCGCCGATGGTTTGCTGGCGCGTCGTGCCGTCGGAACCGGCGTAATGCTGGCATCGCAGATCGATCCCACCATTTTGCCTGCTGATGAAAAAACCTATTTTCGCTTTACTCGCTGGCGCCAGACGCGCGCTCTTTCCCAGGTTCTGGCGAATCTGGGCGCGAGCTTCAGCAGCGATGAAAATATCTTCTCGCCACGTGCTGCCGAGAAAGCTAAAGAAGCTATTGCCGTTCGTCTCGCTGGAGACTGGCGCGCGAAGCAGATCCAGCGGCTGCCAGCCTCGCCGTCACCTGACAAAGGTCATGCCGATGCCGGCATAAGTGAAGGAGCCAAACTGGCCGTTACCGCCGACTTTAATGACGCTGCATGGCAAACCGTCCAGGTTCCTCGCGACATGGATACGTATGGCCCTACCTGGAAGGATGCCGATGGTGAAGCCGTATTCCGTAAGGTCATTGAAGTGCCCCGTGAGTTACAGGGGCAGGACTTGAAGTTGTCGTTGGGCACTGTCGATGATTACGATGAGACCTACTTCAATGGTGTGCGCGTGGGCGGTATCGGCAAAGAAAATCCCACTCCCTGGAGTGCCGTGCGTGAGTACACGATTCCAGCGAACCTGATCAAGCCAGGTAAGAACGTGATTGCGGTGCGTGTGTGGGATCGCTTTGGTGGTGGTGGAATAAATGGCACTGCGAATACGCTTCTTGTGCAATCGCCTCGTTTGGCAGCAGAAGCCGCAGCCGCTGCAGCAGCAGTAGTCAAGGCTCCCGGCTTCTATCACCCCGATTACCGTGCTGATTTTGAACTGGGCGATGAACCTTACCGCTATTACAACTGGTAA
- a CDS encoding LacI family DNA-binding transcriptional regulator: ERAGVTTATVSFTLSGKRNASPKTKDAIFKAAHELGYVPNPHAQRLASGGCDKTIGLLWGIDLGVSTEQINFIHHRLDEAGFVGELHITPSYVSNTVHQQVQVVSTLCRQEPRAIIVRTFELEEPALMQLQRYAQEGGTVVCYGHRGSGFFDHVVFDKAKNVYQAARHLLDLGHRNIGFSLHAEEVNADDAGIIGFRRALAEANVPVREEWLWANCSYEEAGARLAETFLGLKERPTALCIINDIVASSFVNQLYRRGLRVPEDVSVVGYDDAPVARYALVPLTTISHPVGGIGRPILEMLFSRLNGSYSCAPRRIEVNGELIVRESTAPPKV, from the coding sequence CGAGCGTGCTGGTGTGACAACAGCCACGGTTTCTTTCACTCTTTCAGGCAAGCGCAACGCTTCGCCCAAAACCAAAGATGCGATTTTTAAAGCCGCGCATGAATTAGGCTATGTGCCCAATCCGCATGCGCAGCGTTTGGCGAGCGGAGGCTGTGACAAAACAATCGGTCTGCTGTGGGGCATCGATTTGGGCGTCAGCACCGAGCAAATCAACTTTATTCATCATCGCCTTGATGAAGCTGGGTTTGTCGGCGAATTGCATATTACTCCTAGTTACGTTTCCAATACTGTGCACCAACAAGTGCAAGTTGTGAGCACCTTGTGCCGCCAAGAGCCGCGCGCCATTATTGTGCGCACTTTCGAGTTGGAAGAACCCGCGTTGATGCAGTTGCAACGCTACGCTCAGGAAGGCGGCACCGTGGTATGTTACGGCCACCGAGGCAGCGGCTTTTTCGACCATGTAGTGTTTGATAAAGCCAAGAACGTTTATCAAGCAGCGCGGCATTTGTTGGATCTGGGCCATCGCAACATCGGTTTTTCGCTGCACGCCGAGGAAGTCAATGCCGACGACGCGGGCATCATCGGATTTCGCCGCGCTTTGGCAGAAGCCAACGTCCCTGTGCGCGAAGAGTGGCTGTGGGCCAACTGCTCTTACGAAGAAGCCGGTGCTCGTCTGGCGGAAACGTTTCTGGGTTTAAAGGAGCGTCCCACCGCGCTTTGCATCATTAACGACATCGTGGCATCGTCGTTTGTCAATCAGCTTTATCGCCGGGGTTTGCGAGTGCCGGAGGATGTTTCGGTTGTCGGTTACGACGATGCTCCTGTTGCTCGCTATGCTTTGGTTCCTCTGACAACAATTTCGCATCCTGTCGGCGGTATTGGGCGTCCGATATTAGAAATGTTATTTTCGCGCTTGAATGGAAGCTACAGTTGTGCGCCGCGACGCATCGAAGTCAACGGTGAACTCATTGTAAGGGAGAGTACAGCTCCGCCAAAGGTGTAA
- a CDS encoding phytanoyl-CoA dioxygenase family protein, whose translation MIQTTPLTQETIDHYNQEGWCLLGRVMDDETIEKLRAEEAKFRDRPLHFDDPNPNPPTLFRSQMTAYSAPVRDFGLNGPHIPLVQQVLGPNLAWIYTQFVTKFPDADQGKSEFPWHQDNGYAKVLPENNMTVWIPLDDVDLNNGCVWVVPRSHQSGILPHGQKSTDSWHLEVPVEGDGVPAILKAGEAVAFTGLTLHRSKLNHSDKARRAFFMQYVDANGTIGNDNAPVVDKPMVYVVSGEADYFRRPQPAAK comes from the coding sequence ATGATACAAACAACCCCTCTAACTCAAGAAACGATTGACCACTATAATCAAGAAGGCTGGTGCCTTCTTGGCCGCGTGATGGACGATGAAACCATCGAAAAACTGCGCGCGGAAGAAGCGAAGTTTCGTGATCGTCCTTTGCACTTCGACGACCCGAACCCGAATCCACCGACCTTGTTTCGCAGCCAGATGACGGCCTACTCGGCGCCGGTGCGCGACTTCGGCTTGAACGGCCCGCACATTCCATTGGTGCAACAGGTTCTGGGGCCGAATCTGGCGTGGATTTACACCCAGTTCGTTACCAAGTTCCCAGATGCCGATCAAGGTAAGTCAGAGTTCCCTTGGCATCAGGACAACGGCTACGCCAAAGTTCTGCCTGAGAACAACATGACTGTTTGGATTCCTCTCGATGATGTCGATTTGAACAACGGCTGCGTTTGGGTTGTGCCTCGAAGTCATCAGTCGGGCATTTTGCCGCACGGGCAGAAAAGCACCGACTCGTGGCATCTGGAAGTTCCGGTTGAAGGCGATGGCGTTCCGGCGATCCTGAAAGCGGGCGAAGCCGTGGCTTTCACCGGCCTGACTTTGCACCGCTCCAAGCTGAACCACTCGGACAAAGCTCGACGCGCTTTCTTCATGCAGTATGTCGATGCCAACGGTACTATCGGAAACGACAATGCACCGGTAGTCGACAAGCCAATGGTCTATGTAGTGTCGGGTGAAGCCGATTACTTTCGGCGACCGCAACCCGCAGCCAAATGA
- a CDS encoding SDR family oxidoreductase → MNLLSADLSGKVALVTGATGELGAVIAQTLGARGADIVVHYHANADKAASLCAELTRIGRRSVAVQGDVSNRDSVLAMQSAIENGLGMPDIVVLNAVSKYTWNPVLEQPLEDFEDQFRSCVAQTVLVTQAFAPAMVARGGGRIIGISSEAALQCYTLHSAYAAGKRGMDGVLRCLAREVGPHGVTVNQIAPGWVVTDKDREAGMEVHEGYASAVPLRRRGEDTDIAAAVAFLASEQARFITGAFLPVCGGNVMVGI, encoded by the coding sequence ATGAATCTTCTTTCTGCGGACTTGAGCGGCAAAGTTGCCTTGGTGACAGGCGCAACCGGTGAGTTGGGAGCCGTCATTGCCCAGACCCTTGGCGCACGTGGTGCCGATATTGTGGTGCATTATCATGCGAATGCGGACAAAGCCGCTAGCCTCTGTGCCGAGCTTACCCGCATAGGCCGCCGCAGCGTTGCGGTCCAAGGGGACGTTAGCAATCGGGACTCGGTACTCGCGATGCAGTCGGCCATTGAAAATGGGCTTGGAATGCCCGACATCGTCGTTTTGAACGCGGTTTCAAAGTACACTTGGAATCCGGTTCTGGAGCAGCCACTCGAAGATTTCGAAGATCAATTTCGTTCGTGCGTGGCCCAGACAGTTCTTGTGACACAAGCGTTCGCACCGGCGATGGTTGCGCGCGGTGGCGGGCGCATCATTGGTATCAGCAGCGAAGCCGCTTTACAGTGCTACACACTGCACAGTGCTTACGCTGCGGGCAAGCGCGGGATGGATGGCGTGCTTCGGTGTCTGGCGCGTGAGGTTGGGCCACATGGTGTTACGGTGAACCAGATCGCGCCTGGTTGGGTGGTGACCGATAAAGACCGCGAAGCAGGCATGGAAGTTCACGAAGGTTATGCCTCGGCTGTGCCGCTGCGGCGACGCGGCGAGGACACCGACATCGCAGCTGCTGTTGCTTTCCTCGCCTCGGAGCAGGCGCGTTTTATTACTGGCGCTTTCCTGCCGGTGTGCGGTGGAAACGTCATGGTTGGAATTTAA
- a CDS encoding GDSL-type esterase/lipase family protein → MRLRPFLIILTVLIVSTVFFLKPVPLRAEILLRPGDSIAFLGDSITQFGADQDGGYVRLVEAGLADHGIKVTVIPAGWSGNTSRDMLGRLENHVLTKKPTWMTLSAGVNDVMHTAVELEEYKKNVTAILDRCQAAGVKVMVLTATQIGLPVTSPGNIKLAGYNDFLRETAKARNLPLADLNAAMVAEQAVYTQAKAERSLTGDGVHMNIYGNMVMAKGVLAAFGLNESQLAAVQEKWNKRPDVYPLPNGPTPRGTGTGLTGQYFSDVNFTTLVKTQVDAKLYNFLWGKGSPTNIDRTPMVGMPADNFSVRWTGQIQALEEGTYGFGVSADETVKVWIGDLDGPPFLNKTATRADSKTRGTFQMEAGKKYDIKVEYIDTTGDAEIQLHWTRPGLTGGIVPQSQLYPVPETPGP, encoded by the coding sequence ATGCGCCTTCGCCCCTTTCTGATAATCCTCACTGTCCTAATAGTTTCCACTGTCTTCTTTCTTAAACCGGTCCCCTTGCGTGCGGAAATCCTCCTGAGACCCGGTGATTCCATCGCCTTTTTGGGCGACTCGATCACCCAATTCGGCGCAGATCAGGACGGCGGTTATGTGCGTTTGGTCGAAGCCGGCCTCGCCGACCACGGCATTAAGGTCACAGTTATCCCGGCGGGCTGGAGTGGAAATACATCCAGGGATATGCTTGGGCGCCTTGAGAATCATGTCCTTACCAAGAAGCCGACGTGGATGACCCTCAGCGCCGGTGTGAACGATGTCATGCATACCGCGGTTGAGCTTGAGGAATACAAGAAAAACGTCACTGCGATCCTCGACCGCTGTCAGGCCGCCGGTGTCAAGGTCATGGTTCTTACCGCGACCCAGATCGGTCTTCCTGTTACCAGCCCCGGAAACATAAAGTTAGCCGGATACAACGATTTCCTGCGCGAGACGGCGAAGGCTCGCAACCTTCCCCTCGCCGACCTCAACGCCGCCATGGTCGCTGAGCAGGCGGTATATACACAAGCGAAAGCCGAGCGCTCACTCACGGGTGATGGCGTTCACATGAATATCTATGGCAACATGGTGATGGCCAAGGGCGTGCTCGCCGCTTTCGGCCTCAATGAGAGTCAACTCGCCGCTGTCCAAGAAAAATGGAATAAGAGACCCGATGTCTACCCGCTACCAAATGGCCCAACGCCCCGAGGCACAGGAACCGGTCTCACGGGTCAATATTTTTCGGATGTTAACTTTACGACCCTGGTGAAGACGCAGGTCGATGCCAAGCTTTACAACTTTCTCTGGGGTAAGGGCAGTCCGACCAACATCGACCGCACGCCGATGGTCGGGATGCCTGCGGACAATTTCAGCGTGCGCTGGACAGGGCAGATTCAAGCTTTGGAAGAAGGCACCTATGGCTTTGGCGTGAGCGCCGATGAGACAGTGAAAGTCTGGATCGGCGATTTGGACGGCCCGCCGTTTCTTAACAAGACGGCTACTCGTGCCGACTCGAAGACAAGGGGCACTTTCCAAATGGAGGCTGGCAAGAAATACGACATTAAGGTCGAATACATCGATACTACGGGCGATGCTGAGATTCAGTTGCATTGGACACGGCCTGGCTTAACCGGGGGCATCGTGCCGCAATCGCAGCTTTATCCGGTTCCTGAGACGCCAGGGCCTTAA